CTACAGCGGAAAATAGTTCTAGTTGACCATTATTCTGGTATCCAACGGCGCAATAGACTAACCGAGGCGGACGATACATGAACGAAATCTGAGCGGATATATAAATCAGAGCAATATCCTCTCTCGGTTGCTTCTTGGAGTCCCCATCATCGAGCCTCTAGGAAGATTTCCAACATAGCCCAGCACATTATAACAGTCTTTAACTACAAGATGTTGAATCAGGCGTCTATTTCTCTACTGCTAGGCGTTGCTTCATTGACCAACGCCCAgagctgcggcggcggtggcagTTTCACCGTCAACAATGTGCAGTACAACATCACGATCACATGGCACCTTTGTGAGACGTATTTCTGACCTGACTGTAGGGAAAATTTCGGTAGCTTGAGTCTGCAACCCAGATCGGCATCGCTATTTCATCAAGGCAATGCCCAGATCTGTATTGTCAACCGAGCTCCGAATACTGTTGTTACCATTTCTGGCACTCAAATCAATGGGGCTATTTCCGCCGTGCTGAATAAATGCTGCACAAATGCTGGCAACTGCGGCGGTGGTCAGCAGAAGATTACCGGGCCGAACGGAAATGTGATCGATCTCTCCGTTCAGGCTCAGGGACAGAACTGCACCCCATAAATGTCCAAGTAAGTAAGACTTCAAATTACATGTCCCACCCGTCAAGCCAACTTGTTTTCAGCGCTATGATTTTGGTCTGAAACATTTAGCGGCAGGTTTACCAACGGAGCAATGGAAACTAATATTAATCAAGGCTCGAAGATTATAGTCGATTTACGGGCTCATGTTGTAGCGTAGCTGTGGTGTTTGACTACTACATGATATCGGGGGCTTCATTGCGATTGGAGCTTGGATAATTACATGGGTTGCTAGTGTATTTGAAGTGGGAACTATAGAGTAGTTATTCAACATAGCATCAGATAGTATCTCGAATCAAACCCTATATTTCTGGCCATTCCCTGCTGTTGACTCTTGCCACTCTAACGTATGAGATTGCAGTCATTCATAATCGTTGGTACCGTTTCATAAGTTATTTAGATGCGCCTTATTTCCTCACTCAACAATCACATGTGCTATACCATCACAAGTAGAAGGCAAACATCAACATTAATGCTCCACTAGCGGCTATGTCAAGCCTGTCTCTGAAGCCTTGTTCGAACAAATCGCATGGCTGCTAATAGTCCGCTTTCCGACGTTGAATGTtacatggccaagaatcagCTGGGTTAAAGTTTTGTTTCAACGAGTTAACCAAACCATTGTCTGTAACTTAGCACTTCCCCCTTCCAACAAGTCCTTGTGGGGTCTCCACCAACTAGCTACAAGCTTGCAATCGTTTTATCCAGATACTCTCTTCCCTTTCTAAATTACTGGGTATCTCTAAATATTGCCGCGCTATGTCCTATAATTCTTTAAAACCTGTAGTCTCCTTAAATAAGCAATCATCATAAACCTTTACCAGGCAAGAAAACCGTAGAGTATAATACCCTATATTTAACGGTTTGTTAAAACTAGCTCCCATAAGTTCTATAATAAACAGCTATATAAATAATATTTTTGGACGTAAGTTATAACTGGGATCTAGGACCACATTAAAATAAGGCGTAGACGCGGCATAAGATATTTCTAAGATATATCTATGGCGATTAAGATGCACTATATAGTGCTTAGAAATGCTGTAtctattaataatattaataatGTAAAATCTTAGTTTCACATTAAAGTAGCGTATTTTATCCTTATTATCTACGTATCTAATATAGAATAAGGTCTACTAGAGTTTGCTAATCCTAATCTTTTATTTATCTTTAGCGCTATAATTTCCGCTAATAAGGATAAAGTCTATAGAGTCTCTAAGGCTAGTAATATAGTTCTTCTTAAGTTTAATAGCTAATTTAGTGCAATTATAAGATATATAAGGATTATTATAACCCTTTAGTACTAAGCCTTCCTACTATTATATAATAGCTATTATAAAAGCTTTAGCGAGTTATTTAGCTGCATTGCTTAAAGAGAACGCTATTACTTTGCGATATCTAATTGCTATACGCTCTAGGATCTAATAAACCAGAGATTATAGTTACTTTCTCCTCTTATTATATGCCTCTAGAGCGTAGACTCTATTATTAAGCAAAAGAATATCATAGAATATAATTATAAGGTGTTTATTTGCTTCTATAGGGTAATCTTAAGCTGCTTTAAGCGGAAATTCTAACTGTCTAACGTGTTTTTAAATCTTGTGGAATAGCTTAATTCTCCCACACGCGTTATTATACACTAGTAGCTTACCTTTAAGAATATATTATTTCTTAATCCTACAGTCTGCTATACTAAGTAGGAGACTGTCTTGTATTGCGCTGTGCAGTCTAATATAATCTTAGGTTAAGTCTCTGCCACTCTTTAAAAATATCTTAAGGTAGTTTTAAGGGTTATTAAGGTCTATATAGACCTAATAGTATTTACTATTATATTTCCGCTCTATACTTATTTGTCTTAAACTAGCTAATAGGTAATAGTATTTAATGCTTCTTGCTTTTTTATAGTCTAAGCGCCTAATTATAACTCTAACTTGCGGCCTAAACACTTTACTTAAGTTATCGCTAGAATATTTAGCAGAAATAGTAAGAACTTGCGAAAGGTTTACTTCTTCTAGTTATTTTATAGCCCTAGGAATTAAATTCTAAAAGCAGAGAAGATAATATAGAAGAGAGTAGAATCTAGTTATTACTAGTTCTTCTAGGATACAAACTAGACTAGAGTCCTTTAATAACATATAGATTAGCTATTTAACCTTACTGCTCTGTAACTTTTAGAATGTAATTAGAAGAATATCGCTTACTCTAGTTAATAGGCTATAATTTTAATAAATTAGCTGTTAGATATCTATTACAGAGAATAGAGATAGAGCTGCAATCTAattaagaatattattaaGTTTGCCTAGCAACATTCTGGGACTTCCTTTGTGTTTATAGTCTATAATAGCTATTAGACTCTCAGCATACGTTGTAAAATTAGGGTTATTACTAATTTGCTATCTTTATAACTCTTTTAATTAGGATATCCCAAGACATTAAGCCTGCTAGATAATACATTTAAGCTGTCTTTTTAACAACCTAAAGACTTAATCTAGTCTGCGTTCTAGGAAAAGGCAAGACAGAAATACCACAGCTTCTAGGCCTTAACGTGGGATAATAAATTTGTGTGTGTTAAACCAAGAAATAAGGCTTTAGGTGGTAGCTTCCTGGATTGTCTTAGCACTAGAATTCCTCGCTTGGATTCTTTTAAGGCTAGATAGCAGGTCGCATAGGAGATAGAATGGAAAAGACATATTAATCGAAGGATTTATTTTAGAGGATtgccaaaacaaaaagaaactAGGGGATGGGACATCATACATTATGGAACACAATCCCTTCCATTTTAAAATAGGGGTATCAGGCGCTTATATATACCAAGATACACCTTACACGCTCACTTATATTATAAGCTCTAATAGGGATACATCAGACACAAATATAATAGACTTTGCCATAAGCTACCTTGCCATCATGATTGCGTAATAAAGTCTGCCTGCTATACCTACAATTTTAAAGCCGCATGTATGGCATGTTCACTCTGCTACAGCCTACATGGGATATTCTCTTAAACGTACGCTACAGATCAGCTTATTCCGCCTCCACACAACTAAGTGTACTAAAgtctgccttgcctttctgcaagaagctggaagaCTCATTATCACAAAGTCACAAGCTAACTATTTTAGACACAGACCACAAAGAGCTCTAGCCTGTCTCAAAGGCCAGGTAaccagcaagccaaccaCAGTGACCTGGTCTAGGCACGTAACCGAAAGTGCCTTCATGCCCCTCCAGATTCGTTATTGGCAACGTCATCTAAACCTCCCGATGAACTGGACGTTTGAGGCCTTGGTGCGAGCTTTGTTCGCATTCGCCTTGTCGACCATGTCCTATTACGCTCTATTAGACGGACATTCGACTCTATTTGCAGGCTGAGATATTGTGTGCATGCACCTTGTTCATGTCAACTCCGATGGCCCTGCCTGTAGGTCCAACTCTCCTTACAGCAGTAAACACATCGAACCCAGCGCCAGTTCCAAAATCGACAACAGTTTCGCCCTTTTGACGGTCAGTAAAATGGTACGACGCAGGGTGTGGACACACACGCCTCTCTCAGCGCTGCAAGTGCGATTGGGTTACCGCAACTCAATCCCAGATTCGCACCCTCAGGAATGCcagcaagctcttcttctgtgTATCCAAAAGCCTTCGCGACTGTGTGCTCGTACTGGCCGGTGCTGCTCTTGGCGATTGAGCCGTACCGCCTGTTAACTTGGTCGTAGATCTCTTTAGGCTCCATTGAGCGTATCAGGGGTTGTTCGGTTGGGACGGAGCGAACCTTGGATTAATTCGTCGTGGTGGAGTTATGGAGCAGTTGTGCTCGCGAGTATACACATATATATAGTCCTTGCGAGCGTGCCGATATGTCACCACTTAGACGGAGGCTTTCCTTCACAGGTGAGATCTACTGTCATCCATACTCGCGTGCTGGAGATTTCCGTGCATTCAGCATTCACACAACTGTTGGCGCACATGGCAGCCTGCAGTGGCGTatggtgtttgtggttgctgGTGGGAATCGATGTGTCACCGTTTTAAGACTAATAAAATAAGCTGGGAGTGTGTACTGTGTATTCCCCATCGTTCAGCAAAGTGGCCACAGCAGTGGCCGAAGCAGAGGCCAGTATTCAAACAGTGCAGGAGCGACACActcaagcagcaacaaggctctGGGTCAACGTTTGCACACTTCCGCAGACACATCCACTGACAAGATCGAAATACAAAGCTAAACGACGTTTTGTGTCGCCAATGCAGAAAATCGCCATAACGATGGCAAAGACCAACACGGAACGCTTGGAGACAATCCACGAGTACACTATACCACCTTGGAGTGATCGCATACCCGTAGTGGGCGAGCATTATGACTATGTGGAAACAAACAAGGCCCAAACGACGTGGAAGgtatcatcatcgccactgCCTCCTCGCAAAAAGGTGACACAGTGGGAATGGGAAAAGTGTATTATAGCAGGCGCCAAGGGCGAAATTGGACTACTAGCGGCCGATTCAGACTCGACGGTTCGCATAAATCGGTTAACGACTGGGCGCTGTACCCCACTAACGCAAGCGAGTCGAAAAGGCCATGCAGAGATAGTCAAGCTACTCCTGGATTCGGAATCAGTTGACGCCAACACCCTAGATGCCTCTGGGAGGGCCGCCATTCACTGGGCAGTTGATTCGGAGCACAGCTGTGGTCGATCTGCTTCTTACATCCGACAAGGTTCAGCCGAATGTGGCAAACGGCGATGGAGACACTGCTTTCTCTTTTGCCGTTCAGTGCTGTGTTGAGGTCAGCGAGGTTGTAAGGTTGCTTATGAAGTCAGATAAGATTGACATCGATAGGCAGGGGTCACTCGGCAAGACAACGTTGTCATACGCTGCAGAAACCGGCAATGCAGAACTTGTTCAATTATTGCTGAATTCAAAAAGAGTCAACCCGAACCACTGTGATTATGGGGGTTTGACACCGCTCTTGCTTGCGATCAAGGCGGTAAATCTAGCGACTTTCAAAGTCCTCTGGGATTCTGATCAAGTCGACCGTCATCACAAAGATCCTGACGGCCAAACTGCACTCCATATTGCAGTGAATGCGTTCAGTGAGCGACAAGGTTACAACGAAATACTCGGTCTGCTTATGGACTTTAGCGATATCAATGTCAACGCTAAAGATGGCGGAGGAAGCACGGCACTTACACAGGCTGTACGACAGCATAACGAAGCTGCGGTCAGGCTACTCCTGCTATGTAATAATATAGATGTGAACTGTCGGTACAGTTACACCGGGGACACACCACTACATCTAGCTGCTGCGAGTGGGGACCACATCATTTGCGGGTTGCTACTCGGGCACGGAAACATAGACACTAATATCACCAACTACAATAGCTGTACTGCCTTGTCAATGCTATACAGTATCAGTGCCCCAGTGTCATATAGGCATTAGATATTAAAGACTAAGCCGAAATATTAGTCGTGACGGACCTAGTTTTCATTCTTGAAAGAGTTATTGTGGTCTGGGTACTAACCTGAGCGGTATCCAAGCCTCAGTAAGCCACCCTGCGGTTATTTGCAAGTTTGCGGAGACATCTCACAAATAGAACTCGATTTAGCTGCTAGAACGCCTGACTGTGTTAACTTAGAAGGGCGATATTCTACTTTTATTCACATTAATTACGGTTTATTTCTAATAAGCTAGAATAACAGTCTTTATAGATTTAGAATTATAGATCTCCCTTTTATGCCTAATATAGTCTAACAGtacttattattatagcttGTATTTATAATATATAAGCTATATTAGAAACTAATCCCTAGATTATTCTATCTAATTAAGAGCAAAACTAGCAGATTAGTCTAATATAAAACTAAAATAATTCTGCTTGTTTTAACTTCTCTTTTACTTTAAAATTAAAAACTACTAAGTTTTATTTATTTGTAAATAAATAGTAGTAAGAGCTACTAGTTGCTTAAGGcctatattattattagaaTTAAATAACgctaatataatatattaacTTTTACCTATTATAATAGCGTCTATTAGTTCCACAGTAGGGATATCCTAGTGGGCAATAGACTATAGGGCAGCACTAAGAATAGGCTTAAGCATAATAATCCCCATTAGAACAGGTAAGTTCTAGATAAGAGGCAGTAGAGTTAAGTCTAAGGTAACTATTATTAACTTGCTAATTACCATTAATACTACTCTTATCTAGGCTAATATTCTTAGTAATTTAGCCTTGCTTTACAAGTAATTTAGCGGCCTGTACGCCTAAGCTAGAGGCATAAAGGGTAAGTACTAAGATAGAAATATGCATATTAATTGTAACGTGCACAGCGTATTagaagataaagctaggtagcagcaagAGGGTACGTTGTATTCAAGACTTAAGCTTGCCCTcgcacatctagatgtgcgAGGTGCTGGCTAAATGGCAGCAATTATGTGTTGACACGTGAGTGGTAGCAAAGCGGGGTCTGTGCGCTCGCGCACCTTACATTAATAGTACTTAAAATTTAGATAAAAAATAAGAAGGCTAGTTAAAAGGGTTTAGTTTATATTAGGCTCTTATTAGGCAGCTTAGCAACTTATTTATAAGGAAAAGTAATGCCCTTTTAAAGATAATCTTCTTAAATAGATATTAGTCTATACTTTACTAAAATTAGTAAAGTAAGGCTCTTAGATAATTTATTAAATATTCTAGAGGCACCTTATCTTGCTAAAGAAAATAAAGATTAATAGGGCAGACTAGAAAACCCTTATATGTCTTAATAATGCTATAGAGTATAGCAAATTACTTTTCCTAAGATATATAATAGCTAACTATAGACACAAGAAAGGAAAGGCAAGTAGAAGATTAGTTAGTACTTATTTACGCTTATACTAGCACACCTTTATTCTAATTTTTATTTAGTATAGGGAGAATTTAAGAAGATATATAATTATACTATTATATACTATAGATAACCTTTAACTTTATCTAATTTAACTCTATAACTAGGAGCTCTTACTATCTAAATTATATACCTCCTATTATTAATGCGTTTTTAAATGTTACTAGCAAATTATAATAAGGTTAGCATTTAGAAGTGTCTTCTTTTTAATTCTATTAGTTGCCTGCCGCAAAAGAGTAGCTATAACCTCTATAAGGCTAAGAATAGTAAAAGCCTATAACCCTAGTACTAGCAATCTGTATAGCCTTCTTAAGCGGATTATTCTTAAAGAATTCAAAGAAAAGGCAACTTGTGGAGAATTATCTGGTTTATCCATAACCGTTTAGACAACGGATTACTGCTGTACGTTATAGGCTGATGCCTAGCCTAGGCTCTAGGGCAAGAGCTATGCAGCACGGCAAGCGGATATAGGGGTTAAGGCTCCAGGGCAATTTAATATTAGCTAGAGTCTAAGTGAGGCTGTTAGCATATAATGTGCAGCAAACTGCGGTTAGACTAAAGACTAGATGCTTGTGCTGCACAACTACCTCATAGAAGGTCACAGCCTGCATAAATTATCAGAGCATCTTAACATATATTAGAGCGCGATATTAACTTAATAAGTTAGAGTACTTCTAGCGATAAAATAACACTAATTTTTTAGGTTAGGGGTCTAGTCTTTATCCAGTTGCTTCTTGCTTTGCTTTAAGGTCGTCAGTACCAGTATAAAGTTTACACTAATCTAGTCGCAAGAAATGTAGTAATCCTTGCCTGTACTAAACCGAGCCTCGTTCTAAAGTCAGCCTACGCTACGGCTGAATTGATGTAACATTAACTAAGGGTCCTTGTGGGTCACATGCAGCCGCGTCTCCCTGCTCACCTGGACACAGCTGCTGGCTCCGGCCATGTCGGCAATGTTCCGTACTTGCAGCTCTGTCTTGCCTGCGTCTATGTGATAGTCTCGCAGTTCTGAGGCAAGGcgggaaaaaaaagaaccaaGCGAGTGAGTCCGCTAGAAGTCGGGAGGCTCGAAAAGCGAGAGGTCAGGACGAAGActgggtggtgatgtggcAAGCCATCAGTGGCCAGTGTCTCAGGTAGAGCAGAAAAATAGTTCAGACTCTGTAACTACTCATAACAAGACAACCGGATCCAGCATCAGAAGAAACTCGAAGCTCACAGTTCTGTTCTCCGTTCCATTTAAACGCTCTGCTAGCTTCACAAAGTTCATACCACCGCACACGCCGTTTTATACATGAAACGAAGAATACCTGGGTTGAAGCTGAGTTGCTGAGCGAGATAGCACAGCGGTCGAGGAAGGGGGAGTCATGCAATATGACGTGGGAAAGGCGGAGGCAGGGCCTCACTGACACAAGGCTGGAAGAAAACCTCCGCCGCTCGTCTCTGCAGGTGACAGCCATTGCCACCCTTTTTCTTGCCAACCAGATGGAGACGTTGGAATCCCGTCAGCTCTCTCAGAGTCAAGTTGGCAAAGTGCCGGGACGGGACCAGCGAACACCAGTCGTTGTATGTCTCCTagttctcttctttgcctgtTCTCTTTGCAAAAACTCGCAATTCTTAGGTAATGTCTGTAGGAGACAGAGTGTTCTCCGGCATCTTACCCTggtcgtcttcttctgccttcCCCGCTTCAAGAAGCATCTTGGCGAGCCATTTGACTATTACCTC
The sequence above is a segment of the Pochonia chlamydosporia 170 chromosome Unknown PCv3seq00014, whole genome shotgun sequence genome. Coding sequences within it:
- a CDS encoding ankyrin repeats (many copies) domain-containing protein; its protein translation is MAKTNTERLETIHEYTIPPWSDRIPVVGEHYDYVETNKAQTTWKVSSSPLPPRKKVTQWEWEKCIIAGAKGEIGLLAADSDSTMPLGGPPFTGQLIRSTAVVDLLLTSDKVQPNVANGDGDTAFSFAVQCCVEVSEVVRLLMKSDKIDIDRQGSLGKTTLSYAAETGNAELVQLLLNSKRVNPNHCDYGGLTPLLLAIKAVNLATFKVLWDSDQVDRHHKDPDGQTALHIAVNAFSERQGYNEILGLLMDFSDINVNAKDGGGSTALTQAM